The genomic segment ATACTCTGTACTCTGCGGCATCTGCAGCGTTTATGCTTCTCGAAATGTATGGCGGGAAGTGTTTTGTGTGCGCCGGCTTCACACCATCTTGTGACCCGATCGCTGAATGCGCGTTACGGATCTCGAGACCGTTAATAAGTCGGGAATCAACAGAGAGACGTTGCAGCAAACCAGAACGTAGCAGGTGAGGTGCGAGCTATCTTGTGCAACTTTAGGAATGCCTTACAACATTCGAGTGCATACCCTGTTGTCTTAGGTCTATGTCCGAAGTTGTTCTTCCGCATGCCTCAGCAATCAGATTTTGGGTTTTGTTCGTCGCAAGGTAGGATTTGCAGTGAACCTGGATGCAGACAGCCGCAGGTTATTCAAGGAGAGAGGTGTGCTGGATTGTTGGCAGACACGCCATCAACGGCCGAGGCATTGTGTTTTAGAAAGAATCATTAATCTACAGCCCGACGAAATGTGTCCACGAGTCTGCAACTGTCTGCTCAACACTGCGCCTGGAGTTTCTCGATGGTCAAGCTTACCTCGTATTCAACGCCATAGTCATTGCGATAGTTGACTTTTGGGGATGAAGCTAGCATCTGGTCTGTCTGTGCGTGCTTGATTACAATTGGTGTATTTGCTGGCACTGGACATCCTTCGGTCTCGAAGCGAACACGAGGATCGACGTGGAAAATCTGTCGATAACGACAGTTTCAGAAGCTCGAGCATGATTGTCAGATCTTCTAAAGGGTGTCTCGAACTCGATGGAACCGCGAAACATTGGGAAAACATGTTGATTCAGAAGGTTTAAGGGACGAAATGTCATCGTCAATCTATGCACCGACTTGCCTACGGCAGGTTCGCTCTACACTAACTGATGCATAGCGCTAGACGGACTGCTAAAACTGCGCAGTGGCGAGAAATAAGAGATACCATCAGTCATGCTAACTCCCCTGGTACATTTTGGTTGGTAGCGAAGGACGTCGCAGTCATACATCTTTGCTCGAAACGGCCCATGTTTTTCTTGGTATGGAGGTCAGTAGTAGACTGACCTTCCAGACAGTATTAGCGGACGTTGTTGGACAAAACAGGACTTGCTGGTAATTTGAAAACTTGGCGAACGATATGGGAGATCGTATTTCGCTGTGCAGGTACCTCTGCATATTGGTCGGAACAGAAAGCGGGCACGCCAACGCCAAAGAAGCTGCAGCGCTTTGAAAACCAGAACTTGATGGCATTCAGTCATGTTTTAGTAGATCGGCATACGCGGGTCATGGTGGAACCGATGGCCGAATGCACAGCAAGATACCAGACAGCAGAAATTTGCTCCATACTCCTATCCGGATGCCTTCAGTGTTATTGATAGTGACTCACGTCTTGGTTTCCATGCTTGACAGGACAGAGTTGTGAAAGCGAGGCATCCACCTTTACGGTAACAGGCTGGCCAAAGTGAATGACTGTGTCGGATCCGAAACTGTCGTCATTGATAGGCCTGGGTGAACAGCGGAAACACTGCGAAAGATGGCTTGTATTCAAGACGGGAACGCAGCAGGTCCTGCCCATATCGGGAAGACAGTCAGATTCGAGCGCTGTCAGCAAAAGGTTGTTCTTATTTACTCCGCTTCCATCACCTGCCTCACCCAAAGGCGCATTTCCTCAGAAGCAACCCTTGCTTCAGGTAGCATGTCACATTGCCGCTGATGCGGCTATCGGATAATTGCGCACTGTGTGAAGCCGAGTGGCATCCGGGAAACCCTTTTTATGATCTTCCTGAGGTTAGGAAGGATAATGGCGTTTCCGGGCACTGACTGGCTGCCACTCAAATCTCCTGCGCACGCGTCTTATTCACTGTTCTTTTGTATGTGCTTGATTTGATTGAAATCGGTGTTTGGAGGCGTACCGACAGAGATGAAACACATTTCTAACGCAGGAGTCGTAGCTAGGTCCTGTGGCACACGCAAAGGAGACTCCAgttgtcttctccgtcttaTCACCGACGTCCGCACACAGGAACCCTCCCGTCCGCTCATTGACGATCATCACCCGCTGGCCAAAATGGAGATAGCCATCTTCCGACTTGCTTAGTGTCGCTGGTTGTAGACTGGCGCTGAGTCTCTTGATCTTTTTGAGGACCGACAGCTCCCCTGGATTTTCCGCATTCGAAGGCGTGAAACAAACGGAGTGGATGCGACATGAAAGATCTGGCTCTGGCACCGGTTCTGAACGTCCCTCTGTAAGCATGTGGGTGTGCTGGGTAAACCGGAAAGCGACGTGTTGACACAGGCAAGCTGCGACGCGAATGTGTTCAGAGATTGAGCCATATCGCAGTTCACGTTTTATGCAGAGACTATCACTCGTACATCGGTTGCGAAAGCAGTAATAAGTGCGAAGGGGTAGATCCTCGATTGTTCGCGCTCTTTAGTGGCCTAGTCATTGGACGCTTCACGAATTAAACTCCGTTACACTCACATGGGATGACAGGCCTAGTCGGCCCACTTTGTCGCCAGTAAAGGTGGGAGCTTGGGCACCAGCGGTGTACTTTTTCAGTTGTAACACACCCATCATAGAATTAGTGTCGGGAGCTAAGTTCCCCTATATGTAAACAACGATATCGAGAAAGAGTGGTCCCTACCggctttctttttctcgagaaaacTTTTGCATTCTTCATCATACgaagctgcttcttcttgccaGTTACCAAGTCTGAACGGAATTGACATTTCCAAACACCTCTGCCTTTACGTATTTATCATATTGTGGATCGGGAGTATTAAGGTGCCCAGAGTCTATCGCAGTTATTCACTCTGCAACCATCTCTAACGGCAACCGATAATTCGGAAATAGACCCTCGCTGCTCATTGTGGCAATAGAAAAGCGTGAGCTGCACTCGAGAAGTGAAGGAAATCACAGGTTGCTGTCGTAACTTGACTGCTTCACCTCTAATTTTCTCCGCTATTTGAATATGTGGCCACAGCATATCTGATTTGTCACAAAACCAACGCTTTCTTGAACTGCTGCCATTCTGCGGAAACAAACGCAAAGACCACGAACCTGAATGCCGTCTGGTATCACATTTTGGCATTCTGGCCCCCCAAGGCGTTGGTGTTAAGCGACGGATTGTACCTGCACTTGAAACCGACAGCTGGTCGGCTAGTACCTCCGGAAAATCTCTTCGCCATGATATTAGCAGCCTCAGCTTCGTCAGTTGGTTTCTCAGGTGGGCCCAAATGGCACTACGTTATTCTGTGTAGAAACAGGGTCAGCTTCGACTTCCTTTCTTGGTAATCACCGGAACAGTATCAGATTCCAGGTTCGCCTGCCCCAGTTGGCtccaggagaaagagagagacaaacgtaTGTTCAGCCCTGGAGCGATTTCCGAAGACTATTCTAGAATGCTTCTTCGCAAGCGGCAGGCCACAACTACTGATTGCTTTGCCCTGCTATCGGTGTAAGCGTCCTCAACGACTTTGGAAATACATCCACTCAGCTAACAAAAAGTAATCGTGGGCCTCGATATTGCTGACATGTTTGATGCTGCAGTGTGATTTTTCCGTGCAACTTCGCGAAACAGGGCCCGTCGATGATTCCTCTTGAAACCCGAAGTAACCAATGTCGGCTTACTGGCCACCCAAGTGGTTCACTAGTCTCTAAAACCAAATGAGTTTTCTGCCGTTGTACGGAATAATTGTAGAAGCTGATCACGAATGACAGCTCGTGATGGCTGCAATCTAGTCCGGTAACCACAGAAAGGCGACCGTAAGGACGAATCTGACGAGGCCTCGGTCCACATGATATCAGAAAAATACAGCTTGTTCGCTACTGCTGAACAGCGGGATTGTTCTTCTTTGTCACGGGTTCTGTATGGTGGTACAGTGGAAGAAATTACGACAGTATAATTCGGACGCGACTGCGACTGGAAAACACTCTGGGGGAAAAACTCTCCCACTCCACCCTGCGGAACGCAGATTAACTAGATTCTGTG from the Toxoplasma gondii ME49 chromosome IX, whole genome shotgun sequence genome contains:
- a CDS encoding EF hand family protein (encoded by transcript TGME49_266105) yields the protein MLTEGRSEPVPEPDLSCRIHSVCFTPSNAENPGELSVLKKIKRLSASLQPATLSKSEDGYLHFGQRVMIVNERTGGFLCADVGDKTEKTTGVSFACATGPSYDSCVRNVFHLCRPINDDSFGSDTVIHFGQPVTVKVDASLSQLCPVKHGNQDRYLHSEIRSPISFAKFSNYQQVLFCPTTSANTVWKIFHVDPRVRFETEGCPVPANTPIVIKHAQTDQMLASSPKVNYRNDYGVEYEVHCKSYLATNKTQNLIAEACGRTTSDIDLRQQETENNWMIITADTHSESQASSTTES